The DNA sequence CACTACTTGTTTGGACTGTTGCGGGTGGCGGAGGTCCGAATTGAGTCTCAAATAGTCCAAAAACCCGAATTTTATAATGGCGGGGAACCGGGTTTGAAACCGGAGGCGCCCTCTGTTTCCCAGATTATAATGCAAttgtatatattaatatattatcGCTGCAAATGCCTTCATCATACTTCTGGTAATGGAGAGAGGTGAGGGTTATCAAAACTTCTACTCTCTAGCGTACATGATTTATTGATAGCACAAAGTCGGACCATCAACCGTCTTCACACACCATCGGATCATGCGTGTATGCCTAGAAGTTTCGGAGTATTATATGGTCTATGCTTACGGATGGTAGTTATCAAAACACTAGACAGCATGTCGTGTTCAACTACAAGTTGATGTCGTGTTATCGACTAAAATGTACACTAGGCTCTTGGCTTTGGCATTGATGGAGGATTGGGAAAATGGAAAAGAGGTGATGGTTAATGTGTTGAAGCATAATGTCATGAACGAAGGCGGTGTTTAGAAAGGAGAAGGAAAGCTATGGTGGAACTGGAAGATGAGAACATGTGGAGGCcttgtgtagatcatttatttaattttttaacaaaattgaaaatcgttaagacgttcataatcgtgatttatcagtTGTAAACATGAATAGTTCAtgtttgacaaatttggttcgtctatttatttgatctagttcggtaccttaacaattagcaatttggataaaaaaatttggaagtgatctactcatgcatacgTAAACATCAAACGATTGATTTGCCATAATGTAATTGAAAAGCCATGGTGGAATTGGAAGATGAGAACCTGTGGAGGccatgtgtagatcatttatgtaatttttcaacaaaattgaaaatcgttaaaaacgttcataatcatgatttatcagttatgaacatgaacagtTTAATTAtgtttgacaaatttggttcgtcaattgatttgatctagttcggtaccttaacaattagcaatttggatgaaattttttagaaatgatctactcatgcatacataaacatctaacgaTTAATTTAATCGAAAAACTATGGTGGAACTGGAAGGTGAGAACCTGTGGAGGccatgtgtagatcatttatgtaatttttcaaccaaattgaaaatcgttaagacgttcataatcgtgatttatcagttatgaacataaacggttcatgtttgacaaTTTAGGTTTGtcaattgatttgatctagttcggtaTCTTAACAATTAGcaatttggatgaaaattttcagaagtaatctactcatgcatacataaacatctaacgaTTGATTTTCTGTAATATAATCAAAAAACcaaaccgttgattagaaagttcTCAGAAGTACTACTTTGCATAATTGGAAGAAACAACAAAATCTACTTGCAATTTAACATAAGACACTCTGAGAGTATTACACCAAATGCACACAGATTTTATATCATGTTGTAAAGCATAATCTCCCATAAAGTGAATAACCTGACTCGGAGTCACGATGACAGATGTGCCAATATTCTCATTGAACGTGGGTTCTACTGCAATCATAGCTGCAACACCAAGAAAACAATGGATAAAAGAGGATTCTTAATGAGCTGGAGCAAAATTAATAGGAAACCAAAGGAGGTAGAGCAAAATGTTTGACCTGGGTGCTAGGAATGGTGGAGGCGATGCTTTGCTCTAATTCCACCAGATATTCTACGGGAATTAGGGTTTTAGTTATACTTTCAGGAGCAGGCAGAAAGAGCTTGTGATGAGGGATGACATAACCAAGTAGATACACTGCCCAATGAATTTCATTTGTTCTGTCCCCAGAACAAATGTAATTCACATCAGGCGGCGCAACAGCATTGCTAATcattttttgaattgttttaTTTCTTGCCATCACAACTCTTCCTCCCCCAAATTTTTCATTCACTACCTTCCGGACAATTTTGAGTCCATCAGGCTGATCGGCAGCAAAGCTAATCATTTTTCGAATTGTTTTATTTCTTGCCATCACAACTATTCCTCCCCCAGATCTTTCATTCACCACTTTCCAGATAATTTTTAGTTCATCCTTATCCACCCTATATGAATTAACCAATACCACACAAGTGCATGGATCCCAGAAACCCTGAATAACGTATTGTAGTTCCCTCTCGTCCAGGTCCACTAGATATTCTACGGGAATTAGGGTTTTAGTTATAATTTCTGGAGCAGGCAGAAAGAGCTTGTAATGAGGGATGACATAACTGAGTAGATACATTGCCTTGACAGACACAAATCAAAGTAACAAGCTGAGCATTAGATATTCTACGGGAATACTTTCTGGAGCAGGCAGAAAGAGCTTGTGATGTGCGAGTGTCACCATACTGGACAAATATAAGTCCAAATTCACCctagaaaaataaatacaatcattcgcagaaaaaaaaattaaacaatcaaaattctgaaaataaaaatagaatacATACAGATACATAATAGAGTAGTCGCCAAATATTGCAATGAATTTCATCGTCCCTAGGAAAAATAATTTCATTGTTCCTAAGAAAAATGTAATTCACATCAGGCGGCGCAGCAACAAAGCCAATCATTTTTcgaattattttatttattgtcaTCACATCTCTAACTCCCCCAGATCTTTCATTCACTACCTTCCGGATAattttagagcaagttcacccgttgggtcactaggtcacccactattcactgctttttagtgttaatttcaccctctgggtcacgagcacagtgtatttcgtgccctgggtcaccatgtacagtgttctgggtcaccatggtgacctgcacagtgGATTTTGTGCCCTGGGTCACGGGCATAGTGTATTTCttgacccagagaatgaaaatatatactaaaaagcaatgaatagtaggtgacccagTGACCCAACGGGTAAACTTACTCTTAAAAGTCCATTAGGCGGCGTGGCAGCAAAGCTAATcattttttgaattgttttaTTTCTTGCCATCACAACTCTTCCTTTCCCGGATCTTTCATTCACTACCTTCCGGATAATTTTAGGTTCATCCTTATCCACCTTATACGGATTAAACAACATCAACAAAGTGCATGGATCCCAGAAACCTTGAATAACATATTGTAGTTCCCTCCCATCCAGGCCTCTAAGTCTCTAAATAATTTGGATTAGTGTCAATAGAACAGGCAGGGATTTGGATTAGTGTCAATAGAAAAGGCAGGGGTGAGTCTTCATAGGCCACAAGCCAATTTCAGTACATCAAAATGCTGCAAGCACTTCTCATACCAGTCGAGCTATGCATGCGACAGATCGTTCTGATACCGATATCATTCCATTGTGGAGGACATGCGAAAGAATATTATGAATGTGAATACACTATACAACAAAAGGAATATACTATACAAAATGAGTTCATCAGGGAAGTACCAAGTATTATAAACAACCTAATTCTATGTTCACTGTAAGAGGAGTATTACTATCACTTATACAAACTACATCTCTTATACTGCAAAGGATTGACAAGCCAAAGTACTCAACTTACAACTTATGACTCCATCTGCATTCTCAATCTGCAGACTTTAGTTACAGCAAGACTGTGCATACGACGCTAAGCAAAAATGCTCTTTATTTCCCAAGCTCCCTGCTGGCTGCTGCTATTTGAGGCTTCATAAATGAAACATAAAAGGAGTTTTACTAGATCTTTGTAACTCTATGAAAACATTAATGAAAAGGTAAAAGGATTTTCCACATTCTAGTAATTAGACCAAGGAGCTTCACTTAAAAACTAAGTGGAGAAAAGAGGTGACACTTTTCCACTCTGCTTTGGATCTTACTCTATCTTCCAGGTGTTGTTAAAATTTTTGATCCAGCAGTGATCTGTGTTGCTCGTTTTAGAAGAGTTCTGTACTCTTGACTTCTTGACCATGTATCAATTTCACGAGCTCGTAGTACTGGCAAAGGATGTGAAAGTTGCCTCGTTTGTGCATTTCTGCACGTTATAAGTTAAACCAATGAATTCTAAGATGTCCATTACCAACCTTTGGTGTTACGTACATGTGTTGTTTCTTACCTTATATACCAGCCTACAGGGCTTGAAGAAGCTTTGTCATAAGAGCGAGCTTGTTCCAAAAATGCATCCACATTTAGTTGATCAGCCATAGATGGGCATCCACCAGCTAGTTTCATCAACACAGAGACGACCACCTCTTGTGGGCACATCAAATGGGTATCAGGCAATCAACATAACTGATGTGAAATAGCAAGCATAGGTAAGCTATAGCTTCTGGAAGTTGTTTACCTTTGGGTCTTGAGCAACAAGAAGGGCTGCACGATCACAGGTTAGCTCTGCTGCTCGAAGCCAACGAAATAACTGCTCTTCTAAACTCTGAGCAATCATGCCACCAAGCCCTATGAATAACAAAAATATTCAAACATACAGTAGTCTGACTATTAATTTCCGGAACCTATCAAAGTGACCCTATTAAGTAACTCTCCATCAATGCATTCTAGGCATCAGGCAGACTATTTAAAGAGGGCATCATTAGACCTATAGATATCGTCGGGAAGACTGTTGGGCAATGCAAACCGTTATGGTCAACTATGACTATGAGTCTATGACAACAAACATACCATGGGCTTCAAACTCAATTAACACTGAAATATAACTGAAGTAGCCAAATTACTTCAAATAAGCTTACAAGTATCAAACACCTACCAGGTATGGTATAAGCTCCAAGGGTAAGGATATTTGCAAATGTAAGCCACACACCATGGTCGCATTTCAAATGACCCAACTCATGAGCCAAAACAGCCTAGTTTTAAGATAAACAACAGAAGTTAGTCATTTGAAAGAGAACACTGCTACAAAATCTAACAAGCATAAAATCAGTTTCACACAATATTACGAATGAAGTTGCATATTAGAGtgaacttccaaaaacaaaattgatcacCAGAaaatcttggctgggaagttaCAAAATATGGATAACAATTCAGGATGTAAGGTAAACTATAAGATCAAAGAGATTAACGACCTGCAACTCTTCTCGTGTCAAAAGCTCCACTAGACTAGTATGGATAACAACAAATGGCTTTTTACCACTTATTGCTAAAGTGTATGCATTTGGTACAGGACTTTGACGAACATATAAATCAGGAGCATCAATGTTGAGTATGTCCGCGGCTTCAACCATCAATTTATGTAGATCAGAAAGctgataaaacaaaaacaattcaaaGAGTTACATTAGCAGATAGGGTCAAGTATAATACTCCATCTAGACTTCCAATAACAGAAGCTGAGAGAACGTATTGTGCTTAGCCACCTAATTAACACAGATACTATTAGAATTCACTCAATTTAGATAATGAAACAATTGAATGTGAACATAACAGTTAGTTTTGATGTTCCAATCATAGGTAAAACGTCTTCTTATCAAATCGAATGTAATAAACAATATCCGGTGGATAAtcaagaaacaagctttccacTCGCAACTCTCGCACTATACAATATTCTTCGAAACGATCCAACCATATTCAAAAGATGTTCCATTATATTGTGGTCTACTATACTCTGGACCTCTGCAATTGACTAACCTGATTTTCCGAAACAAGAAGGGACGTTCCGATATTCTCAAGAAGCATCACTTGCTCCGTAACAGATCCTGCAATAGTAATCTAAATCAAATTGAGAAAAATAAAGTCTTTGACACAATAAGCACATTCTTGTACAAGTTCAATCCATCACAAATTAGAGAGTCCTCTTACCTAGTAGAACCTTTCCAACTTCAGTTAGTCCTGGAATCGCTCTCAAAATCAACGTATTCTGCATAATAACCACACCAAAAGCTAATTCACATCTAGCTAATCAACCTAATTCTACTCAAAACCAAACAGTAACAACAGAAATTAACcgaagtgaacaaaaataacgGCACCTGTTTATCGAGAGGGTGGCGGAAGTCATCGGCGTCGAGGTTGTGGAAGACGACGGAGGAAGCTCTGCAACTCACGGCGAACCTGACGCAGCGAAATTTGCTGACGGTGGCGAATTGAAAGGTAGGTGAAGCAAGCCTGAAGTGATCTGAAGCTGTGGAGATGAAGCTGAGAGAGGTAGGGTTGTGGTTGAGGGAGAGAGAAGATAGGGGAACGGAAGCCATGGAAATGGAGTGACGGAGTTACAGAGCAGAGAGGCGTGTGATTTTGGGTTTAAAGCCGTTAAGCGTTTGTACGTTTGTGTCCACAGCCGTTCTTATGGTAGACGTTTGGCGCCATTTCGCTTTCCGTTGACCGGCGAACGTGATTTTAGCGGCCCAAAAGGCAAAAGGTATGGGCCCGATGTTAAACAATTGGGAATTGGGAATTGGGCCGGATGTTAAACAATGAAGGGGTGGTTTTTGGTTCAGCCCAAGTGAGCATGACAAATTTTAACGACCAGGTTGGGCTCGGGTTTGAAGTTATAAATTCTCAAGCCCGCCCCACCAGGCCCAAACTCAACCTACACCGTTTGACTGCAGGAGACAAGCTAAACGGCGTCGTCCTCTTTCTTATATGTATACCTCATCAATCATCGTCCACTTTCCTTCATCTCTGAGTCTGTGACCAACAGTGGTAGAGACGCTGCAAATTTGTCAGTCCCCGATAGACTAAAAACCATGTTAGTTCCCTTACCAGAGCTGAGCTTTAGATATGCTTCAATCCAAAATTTGCAACAGTATAGGGGCTCAGTTAACTTTACACGATTTTTCTTTCTGtgaatttttggttttgttttgcgTATAAAATTCTCTGAAACAATGGAGTTTAATTAGAATTACCCATTTTTTTGTGTTGAAATTTACAAAAGGAGGAAATCGGTGAATCGTCAGTCGACGCCGGATGTTGAGGAGAATCAAGAAGACAAGGAGCCCAGTTTCCAAGAGCTCATCAACATCGAGGTTTGTTTTCGATAAATTCTTTTGAACTCAAAAAGTCTGAGATTATTTACCGTGTTTGTGGTTGAAATTACTCAGTTGATTGAGAGCGGTGAAAAGGAGCGGTTAATGGAGCTACTGAGGGAGAGGCTAATTGAGTGTGGGTGGAAGGATGAAATGAAAGCTCTTTGcaggtaaattttttttttccctgaatTTACTACTGTTCCAAATTTACTCTCTTTATGCCTTAAGCCTTAATTCGTAGACCCTATCTCATATTTTGAATCATAATCAGTGAGAATGTTAAggatatttattatcaattaGGATCTTGTGATCAATTTATATCAGCCAAGTAAGCACATTTGTTGTTGTTTGTTGAGTAATATAGATGGGGAGATATAATGGCTCGAGGAAATCATTATCTTGTCTGTGAAAGAAATAGGAATGCTGTTACTTAAGTACAGGCTCGCAAATTCCATAGGGGAGGGGTGAGTTGCACATGCTTTCTGTTTATGTGATGGTGGAAAGTCATGTGAATCCATAGGCGGTAAACTTGCCTCTGTCAAGTTAAGAAGAAACGATCCCCTGTAGTTCATATAACGACTATTTAGTCCCATATAGAGGTAGAGGCATGTGAGTGATGTGACATTCATTGCGATACATAGCTGTCGTCCACCGAGTGACTTTCTAGATCCTGCTTTACATACCTAGCATCCCTTCCCCGGTAAACTTGTCTTTGCTAGTCATACCTGTAGCCAGATCGTATTGGCAGAAAATTGCAAGAAAAGGACATGTAAAGCATTTATGCGCTCCCCAATAGTCCCAATTTTAGCAAATGCAGGATTACAAAACTGGAGAAACTTATCTACTTATGAGAAGGAAATAACAACTTTTTTCGTATTGCCAGTAAATGGCCGAAATACTAATTGCTCAGTACATCATTTTGCTGGTCACCCGACTCTAAAGCATTTTTGGATGCTTGAGCAACTGCcccaacccaacaaaaatagctAAGAAACAGCTATAGATGTatgattatatattatatatgtcaccAAAGTGTTTTAGTCTTTAAGCATTGCACTTGAAGGCCAGGACAGGTTTTCAGCCATGCACTATGCAGATAACTTATTTGTCAACCGTTTGTGCATTTCTTGAACAATATAATCTTTTGCTGGTAATCTACAATATTTGGCATCGTGAATTCCAGATAATTTGTTAGTCCAGTTCTTTAACTTTTTCCTTTGAGTAATTTGATTAATACAAGTAAATAGTGAAAATTTGTTTGTGTATTTTGAACTTATTTTCATGCAATCAACAATGTGTTTATCTGCTTTTATCATAGCTGGTTTGTGGGCATCTTTTCATCCATGTGTTCTTGATAATGGTAGGTCattcataaagaaaaaaggaaggaaCAATGTTACTGTGGATGACCTTGTACATGTAATCACCCCAAAGGGCAGAGGTAagcctttgttttttcttttctcaactTTTCCTTTTAATGGTCTGCAAGGTAGAAATTATTCAGTTTTGCACAAAACACCTACTCTTTCTTTTAACTTTCGTGTGTGGATTGCAAACAGATATCAGCTAGGAAAACATGTAATTCTTCTCTTAAAAATGCTCTATGCATATTGTGTTTCTTATACGTAATACAAAGTTGGTATAGACTTGTAGATGGTGCTATAATCATGTGAGCAAAAAGCATGGAGGTTAGAGATTAGGGTGAGAGGACTTGGGCGTCTCTTCAAAAGGCAATGGTGTGGACTAGGGAGCTCGAGAGGTATTTCTGTTGGATTTGTAATGATGTAGAGTGGGTGGTGTAAGTCACCAGCGTATTTGGCAGTCAGAACTTTGGTTTCTGTCTGAACCAGGGAATGTGGCTTTTGGAACTGTGGTGATTATGCGGCTGCACTCTTGTCGACCTGATACTAGGTCAACAAAACTATATATGGCGGTCGTAGAGCTAACAAAAGTCACTTAAATTGGGTTTCATCTCACCATGTATTTGACCTCTCAGGTGGCACTGGTATCATCGTCTAGGGTAAAATAATTGTTGGAATCACTAAAACTAGAATTATCCCCTTTGCTAAATGAATACTACCAGTGTGACTAGGCTTCAAATGGCTAAATGTTACATTCAGAATAATTTCCAGTCGAGTAATTTCCCCATTGATATCAAATGTCGAGTAATTTTCAATCATATGGATTTGAAATGCCTCACTGTAGAcattagttatttccttttgcAACGTATTAACAATTGTATATCTGTATCAATGCAGCCTCCATTCCTGATTCCGTAAAGGCAGAGCTGTTGCAAAGGATTCGTACGTTCCTGATGTCGGCAGCTCTTTAAAGTAC is a window from the Rosa chinensis cultivar Old Blush chromosome 2, RchiOBHm-V2, whole genome shotgun sequence genome containing:
- the LOC121051961 gene encoding uncharacterized protein LOC121051961, encoding MYLLSYVIPHYKLFLPAPEIITKTLIPVEYLVDLDERELQYVIQGFWDPCTCVVLVNSYRVDKDELKIIWKVVNERSGGGIVVMARNKTIRKMISFAADQPDGLKIVRKVVNEKFGGGRVVMARNKTIQKMISNAVAPPDVNYICSGDRTNEIHWAVYLLGYVIPHHKLFLPAPESITKTLIPVEYLVELEQSIASTIPSTQL
- the LOC112188980 gene encoding protease HtpX homolog, which gives rise to MASVPLSSLSLNHNPTSLSFISTASDHFRLASPTFQFATVSKFRCVRFAVSCRASSVVFHNLDADDFRHPLDKQNTLILRAIPGLTEVGKVLLGSVTEQVMLLENIGTSLLVSENQLSDLHKLMVEAADILNIDAPDLYVRQSPVPNAYTLAISGKKPFVVIHTSLVELLTREELQAVLAHELGHLKCDHGVWLTFANILTLGAYTIPGLGGMIAQSLEEQLFRWLRAAELTCDRAALLVAQDPKVVVSVLMKLAGGCPSMADQLNVDAFLEQARSYDKASSSPVGWYIRNAQTRQLSHPLPVLRAREIDTWSRSQEYRTLLKRATQITAGSKILTTPGR
- the LOC112188214 gene encoding transcription and mRNA export factor ENY2 gives rise to the protein MRKSVNRQSTPDVEENQEDKEPSFQELINIELIESGEKERLMELLRERLIECGWKDEMKALCRSFIKKKGRNNVTVDDLVHVITPKGRASIPDSVKAELLQRIRTFLMSAAL